In Saimiri boliviensis isolate mSaiBol1 chromosome 12, mSaiBol1.pri, whole genome shotgun sequence, one genomic interval encodes:
- the HNRNPF gene encoding heterogeneous nuclear ribonucleoprotein F, which yields MMLGPEGGEGFVVKLRGLPWSCSVEDVQNFLSDCTIHDGAAGVHFIYTREGRQSGEAFVELGSEDDVKLALKKDRESMGHRYIEVFKSHRTEMDWVLKHSGPNSADSANDGFVRLRGLPFGCTKEEIVQFFSGLEIVPNGITLPVDPEGKITGEAFVQFASQELAEKALGKHKERIGHRYIEVFKSSQEEVRSYSDPPLKFMSVQRPGPYDRPGTARRYIGIVKQAGLERMRPGAYSAGYGGYEEYSGLSDGYGFTTDLFGRDLSYCLSGMYDHRYGDSEFTVQSTTGHCVHMRGLPYKATENDIYNFFSPLNPVRVHIEIGPDGRVTGEADVEFATHEEAVAAMSKDRANMQHRYIELFLNSTTGASNGAYSSQVMQGMGVSAAQATYSGLESQSVSGCYGAGYSGQNSMGGYD from the coding sequence ATGATGCTGGGCCCTGAGGGAGGTGAGGGCTTTGTGGTCAAGCTCCGTGGCCTTCCCTGGTCCTGCTCTGTTGAGGACGTGCAGAACTTCCTCTCTGACTGCACGATTCACGATGGGGCCGCAGGTGTCCATTTCATCTACACTAGAGAGGGCAGGCAGAGTGGTGAGGCTTTTGTGGAACTTGGATCAGAAGATGATGTAAAACTGGCTTTGAAAAAAGACAGGGAAAGCATGGGCCACCGGTACATTGAGGTGTTCAAGTCCCACAGAACCGAGATGGATTGGGTGTTGAAGCACAGTGGTCCCAACAGTGCCGACAGCGCCAACGACGGCTTCGTGCGGCTTCGAGGACTCCCATTTGGATGCACAAAGGAAGAAATTGTTCAGTTCTTCTCAGGGTTGGAAATCGTGCCAAACGGGATCACATTGCCTGTGGACCCCGAGGGCAAGATTACAGGGGAAGCATTTGTGCAGTTTGCCTCCCAAGAGTTAGCTGAGAAAGCTCTAGGGAAGCACAAGGAGAGGATAGGGCACAGGTACATCGAGGTGTTTAAGAGCAGCCAGGAGGAAGTTAGGTCATACTCAGATCCCCCTCTGAAGTTCATGTCCGTGCAGCGGCCGGGGCCCTATGACCGGCCCGGGACCGCCAGGAGGTATATTGGCATTGTGAAGCAGGCAGGCCTGGAGAGGATGCGGCCCGGTGCCTACAGTGCAGGCTATGGGGGCTATGAGGAGTACAGTGGCCTCAGCGATGGTTATGGCTTCACCACCGACCTGTTCGGGAGAGACCTCAGCTACTGTCTCTCCGGAATGTATGACCACAGATATGGCGACAGTGAGTTCACAGTGCAGAGCACCACAGGCCACTGTGTCCACATGAGGGGTCTGCCGTACAAAGCGACCGAGAACGACATTTACAACTTCTTCTCTCCTCTCAATCCTGTGAGAGTCCATATTGAGATCGGCCCAGATGGAAGAGTGACGGGCGAAGCAGATGTTGAGTTTGCTACTCATGAAGAAGCTGTCGCAGCCATGTCCAAAGACAGGGCCAACATGCAACACAGATACATAGAACTCTTCTTGAATTCGACAACAGGGGCCAGCAATGGGGCATATAGCAGCCAGGTGATGCAAGGCATGGGGGTGTCTGCCGCCCAGGCCACTTATAGTGGCCTGGAGAGCCAGTCAGTGAGCGGCTGTTACGGGGCCGGATACAGTGGGCAGAACAGCATGGGTGGATATGACTAG